One part of the Maribacter aquivivus genome encodes these proteins:
- a CDS encoding McrB family protein, whose amino-acid sequence MFEKVTEEHILKGIKDFNEKGMPNGFGPSSTYDLVFEGKSYPPKAVMAYANFHAVGRKIERYFKGGLGTDCFNAYERNNFSVVPKNQKTQMKNVKLEFAEWLLNKAPDSYHYYLGSSINSVIERLDEINNFFSDRDLFLADEKSYRELINYIKFKNSKEQRLKNKEFYEYDRKNSKGIPMAILGKANYTKFLEQKFSGKVVNYWIFQGSPKIYDVTSALKNGHLKSFKVAAHKENIKIGDKVILWQTGESAGCYALAEVTSEVAAFEEEPIEKNYYLNPEESAVTERVRIDIEYLLLEHPVLQKDIRGDKAFNAFKAGNQGTNFSATEQEYNAILRLAENNYRSIENKKTTQIAMSKYPLNQILYGPPGTGKTYRTKDIALNILGVNTQDLSREAINDYFTQNVDKGNIVFTTFHQSMSYEDFVEGIKPVVGSEGLTYEVVPGIFKKLCLPVYRALVPGDVFGSRNQYEIFSVTDSVLTLKRESGFLPLAMDFVNEIISEFKNGNLSIDDFGSTNRDGLYHKLPTKWDKYLFGYDSIYKGLVKYVTSNEKNKTQAILPKVLIIDEINRGNVSAIFGELITLIEKDKRLGGDEALMVKLPYSKEYFGVPSNLYIIGTMNTADRSVEALDSALRRRFSFSETPPIPEYIKEYGHAQNGFIEEIDLVKLLSTINKRIEKLLDKDHAIGHSYFLKINSIKGLKAVIANKVIPLLQEYFYGDYGKIGLVMGPGFIVSNEEASGDEFFAPFDYEASSLLERQVYTVQNAVDMSNEEFKKALFELLG is encoded by the coding sequence ATGTTTGAAAAAGTTACAGAAGAACATATTCTTAAAGGCATTAAAGATTTTAATGAGAAGGGAATGCCTAACGGTTTTGGTCCATCATCTACCTACGATTTAGTTTTTGAAGGCAAATCATATCCTCCTAAAGCGGTTATGGCCTATGCTAATTTTCACGCTGTTGGAAGAAAAATTGAAAGATATTTTAAAGGAGGTTTAGGTACAGATTGTTTTAATGCCTACGAAAGAAATAATTTTAGTGTAGTGCCAAAGAATCAAAAAACACAAATGAAGAATGTAAAATTAGAATTTGCCGAATGGCTCCTTAATAAAGCACCTGATTCTTACCATTACTACCTTGGTAGTTCAATTAACTCCGTAATTGAAAGATTAGATGAGATAAATAATTTCTTTTCAGATAGAGACCTGTTTTTGGCTGATGAGAAGAGTTATAGAGAACTAATCAACTACATAAAATTTAAAAACTCTAAAGAACAACGATTAAAAAATAAAGAATTTTACGAATACGATAGAAAAAATAGTAAAGGTATTCCTATGGCTATTTTAGGAAAAGCTAACTATACCAAATTCCTAGAGCAAAAGTTTAGTGGAAAAGTGGTTAATTATTGGATTTTTCAAGGTAGTCCTAAAATATATGATGTAACTAGTGCGCTTAAAAATGGTCATCTAAAAAGTTTTAAGGTAGCTGCTCATAAAGAGAATATAAAAATAGGTGATAAGGTAATTCTTTGGCAAACCGGAGAAAGTGCCGGTTGTTATGCATTAGCTGAGGTGACATCTGAAGTTGCCGCTTTTGAAGAGGAACCGATTGAGAAGAATTATTATTTGAACCCGGAAGAGTCTGCGGTTACCGAACGTGTTAGAATTGATATTGAATATTTATTATTGGAGCATCCTGTACTACAAAAGGACATAAGAGGGGACAAGGCTTTTAATGCATTTAAAGCGGGAAATCAAGGTACGAATTTTAGCGCTACAGAGCAGGAATATAATGCAATCTTAAGATTAGCTGAAAATAATTATAGAAGTATTGAAAATAAAAAAACAACACAAATTGCTATGTCAAAATATCCGTTAAATCAAATTTTATATGGTCCTCCAGGCACAGGAAAGACATATAGAACTAAAGATATAGCTTTAAATATATTAGGTGTTAATACTCAAGATTTATCCAGAGAAGCAATCAATGACTACTTCACTCAAAATGTTGATAAAGGTAATATCGTTTTTACAACTTTTCATCAGAGTATGTCATATGAAGATTTTGTAGAGGGTATAAAGCCTGTCGTGGGTAGTGAAGGGCTTACTTACGAAGTTGTTCCAGGAATATTTAAAAAATTATGCTTGCCGGTATATAGAGCATTGGTGCCAGGTGATGTTTTTGGTTCAAGAAATCAATATGAAATTTTTAGTGTAACTGACAGCGTATTAACACTAAAAAGAGAATCGGGTTTTCTTCCGTTAGCAATGGACTTTGTTAATGAAATAATTTCAGAATTTAAAAATGGTAATTTATCTATTGATGACTTTGGTTCAACTAATAGAGATGGTTTATATCATAAACTACCAACGAAATGGGATAAGTACTTATTTGGATATGACAGTATTTATAAAGGTTTAGTAAAATACGTTACATCAAATGAAAAGAATAAAACACAGGCAATATTACCAAAGGTTCTAATAATTGATGAAATAAACAGAGGAAATGTTTCGGCTATATTTGGTGAATTAATAACCTTAATAGAGAAAGACAAAAGACTTGGTGGTGATGAAGCCTTAATGGTTAAGTTACCTTATAGTAAAGAGTATTTTGGTGTGCCTTCTAATCTATATATTATCGGTACCATGAATACTGCCGATAGAAGTGTAGAAGCTCTGGACTCTGCTCTTAGAAGAAGATTTAGTTTTAGTGAAACGCCACCAATACCAGAATATATAAAAGAGTATGGTCATGCACAAAACGGATTTATAGAAGAAATAGATTTGGTGAAACTTCTAAGTACTATTAATAAACGTATAGAGAAGCTTTTGGATAAAGACCACGCTATTGGGCACAGTTACTTTTTAAAGATTAACTCTATAAAAGGTTTGAAGGCAGTTATAGCTAATAAGGTTATTCCGTTGTTGCAAGAGTATTTTTATGGGGACTATGGTAAAATTGGTTTGGTAATGGGTCCGGGTTTTATAGTTTCTAATGAAGAGGCTTCAGGTGATGAGTTTTTTGCTCCTTTTGATTATGAAGCAAGCTCACTTTTGGAACGTCAAGTATACACTGTACAGAACGCTGTAGATATGAGCAATGAAGAATTTAAAAAAGCTTTATTTGAATTATTAGGATAA
- a CDS encoding DUF4407 domain-containing protein, with protein sequence MSRTRIYHPFWKLAGEDKIILRESEKHLQIRFALSGFLIVLLFITAVISYHHTFSQIFNIPNVSWVWSLLFSLMIFNIYKLSLITISANPNRKGVGYITSFLIRISILLLLGLTIIKPIETLLLKRTLNIELAHLKVDEIKKATIQTAAYFDDEIASNNQELIRQKQLLADGRIKNNSNRVELLEAKKAKLLLDKKILIVDTENRIDASPHYVRGLILLNYKFPWVWIISIGFLILFLTPLFLKYFISRSSSYDIVRSELNRDIILDEYDNFKKQYPLLFQNSIGKRIELEERFEDPPFNQIPRTITRKTGTELDFMNYLNGL encoded by the coding sequence ATGTCACGAACAAGAATATATCATCCTTTTTGGAAATTGGCAGGAGAAGATAAAATTATACTTAGAGAATCTGAAAAACATTTACAAATACGCTTTGCATTAAGCGGGTTCTTAATTGTTCTATTGTTTATAACAGCAGTAATCTCTTATCACCACACTTTTTCGCAAATATTCAATATCCCTAATGTATCATGGGTTTGGAGCTTGCTATTTTCATTGATGATCTTTAATATTTATAAACTTAGCTTAATTACAATTTCTGCCAATCCGAATAGAAAGGGAGTTGGTTACATAACCTCATTTTTAATTCGCATTTCTATTTTGCTATTACTAGGTCTAACGATAATAAAACCTATTGAGACGTTACTTTTAAAGAGGACGCTAAATATAGAATTAGCTCATCTGAAGGTTGACGAAATTAAAAAGGCAACAATACAAACTGCAGCCTATTTTGATGATGAAATAGCATCTAACAATCAAGAGTTAATTAGACAAAAACAACTTCTAGCCGACGGAAGAATAAAAAACAACTCAAATAGGGTTGAACTATTAGAAGCAAAAAAAGCAAAACTACTATTAGATAAAAAAATACTAATCGTAGATACAGAAAATAGAATAGATGCTTCACCTCATTATGTTAGAGGATTGATACTCTTAAATTATAAATTTCCTTGGGTTTGGATAATCTCTATTGGTTTTTTAATATTATTTCTTACACCTTTATTTCTCAAATACTTCATATCTAGATCAAGCTCATATGACATTGTAAGATCAGAGCTAAACAGAGATATTATTTTAGACGAATACGATAATTTCAAGAAGCAATATCCTTTATTATTTCAAAATAGTATAGGTAAAAGAATTGAATTAGAAGAACGTTTTGAAGACCCTCCATTTAATCAAATACCTAGGACAATTACTCGTAAAACGGGGACTGAATTAGATTTTATGAACTACTTAAATGGGCTATAA
- a CDS encoding McrC family protein: MNKDNHLTVFEHEVLRTDRGDKKLTDVQLKSMQEFYGESGVPYYSLVHNGVKFCEYVGVLQIGDTLIEILPKIDKGFSGSEDSWRIVLIDMLRAAGVFDLKAPSSGNLKLKSNSILHLYFELFIKEVKYLLRQGLVKKYRRAEGNNTSLKGNLKFGKHISQNLVHQERFYIQHTVYDSTHELHSILFKAIKLLVRINTNQNIHGPLKLLELEFPEMPDVKITEATFNKLTLNRKTQQYEKAIQIARLLLLNFHPDVSKGSNHILALMFDMNSLWEQFVYVSLRKYKDVNTTIAAQSSMNFWKPSRGYNSTMRPDIVLNKGKEDCVVLDTKWKHIKNYNPSPQDLRQMFTYMKYYKAKRVALLYPAVTFSRNHGRYYDHNERNFQRLGEEECSVISLPYNTDIRQWQKEISMQITNWVKGNDITIVDC, translated from the coding sequence TTGAACAAAGACAACCACCTTACAGTATTTGAGCATGAAGTTTTAAGAACCGATAGGGGAGATAAAAAGCTTACCGATGTTCAATTGAAATCCATGCAAGAATTTTATGGTGAGTCTGGTGTGCCATATTATTCACTGGTACATAATGGGGTTAAATTTTGTGAGTATGTTGGTGTTTTACAAATAGGAGATACCTTAATCGAGATTTTACCAAAGATTGATAAAGGTTTTTCCGGTTCAGAAGATAGCTGGCGTATAGTGTTAATTGACATGTTGCGAGCTGCAGGTGTGTTTGATTTAAAAGCACCTTCATCTGGAAATCTAAAATTAAAATCTAATTCTATATTACATCTATACTTTGAACTCTTTATAAAGGAGGTGAAGTATTTACTTAGGCAGGGCTTGGTGAAAAAATACCGTAGGGCAGAAGGTAATAATACGAGTCTAAAAGGCAACTTAAAATTTGGTAAACATATCAGCCAAAATTTGGTTCACCAAGAACGATTTTATATTCAACATACAGTATATGATTCTACCCACGAACTTCACAGTATCCTGTTCAAAGCTATAAAATTATTAGTTCGTATAAATACCAACCAAAATATACACGGACCTTTGAAATTATTGGAGTTAGAATTTCCGGAGATGCCAGATGTAAAAATTACTGAAGCAACTTTTAATAAGTTGACTTTGAACAGAAAGACCCAGCAGTACGAAAAGGCTATACAGATTGCACGCTTATTGCTTTTAAACTTTCACCCAGACGTTAGTAAGGGCTCAAATCATATTCTGGCACTAATGTTTGATATGAATTCACTATGGGAACAATTCGTGTACGTTAGCTTGCGAAAATATAAAGATGTAAATACAACTATTGCCGCTCAGAGCAGTATGAACTTCTGGAAACCATCTAGGGGTTATAATTCTACTATGAGACCAGATATTGTTTTAAATAAAGGTAAGGAGGACTGCGTAGTACTTGATACTAAATGGAAGCATATTAAAAACTATAACCCATCACCGCAAGACTTAAGGCAAATGTTTACGTATATGAAATATTATAAAGCAAAGAGGGTGGCGTTGTTGTATCCTGCAGTGACTTTTAGTAGAAATCACGGTCGTTATTATGACCATAATGAGCGCAATTTTCAAAGATTAGGTGAAGAAGAGTGTAGTGTGATTTCTCTACCGTACAATACTGATATTAGACAATGGCAAAAGGAAATCTCAATGCAAATAACTAATTGGGTAAAAGGAAATGACATAACTATTGTTGACTGTTGA
- a CDS encoding DUF6804 family protein, with the protein MEKIIKVILALLFFLCLLNMPYGYYELVRFVAFASFGFLAYKANQEDKSEQVFIYIALALLFQPFYKIALGREIWNMVDVVVGIGLLISIFIKNKKSVRDK; encoded by the coding sequence ATGGAAAAAATAATCAAAGTAATACTAGCCCTTCTATTCTTCCTATGCCTACTAAATATGCCTTATGGTTATTATGAATTGGTACGTTTTGTAGCCTTCGCAAGTTTTGGATTTTTAGCGTACAAGGCTAATCAAGAAGACAAAAGCGAACAGGTATTTATTTATATAGCCCTTGCCCTACTCTTTCAACCTTTTTATAAAATTGCTTTGGGAAGGGAAATATGGAATATGGTAGATGTGGTGGTTGGTATTGGTTTACTGATTTCTATATTTATTAAAAACAAAAAATCAGTTAGAGATAAATAG